Proteins encoded by one window of Sorex araneus isolate mSorAra2 chromosome 3, mSorAra2.pri, whole genome shotgun sequence:
- the NFKBIA gene encoding NF-kappa-B inhibitor alpha, which yields MFQHVEPAPERAPDGPRDPLKKERLLEDRHDSGLDSMKDEEYEQMVKELQEIRLETQAAPSGAEPWKQQLTEDGDSFLHLAIIHEEKALTMEVVHRVKGDLAFVNFQNNLQQTPLHLAVITNQPEIAEALLEAGCDPELRDFRGNTPLHLACEQGCLASVGVLTQTCGTQRLYSILRATNYNGHTCLHLASIHGYLGIVELLVSLGADVNAKEPCNGRTALHLAVDLQNSDLVALLLKCGADVNSVTYQGYSPYQLTWGRPSTQIQQQLGQFTQENLQMLPESEDEENSDSEAEFTSEEEEDELLYDDCVLGGQRLTL from the exons ATGTTTCAGCACGTCGAGCCAGCCCCGGAGCGGGCCCCGGACGGCCCCCGGGACCCTCTGAAGAAGGAGCGGCTGCTCGAGGACCGCCACGACAGCGGCCTGGACTCCATGAAAGATGAGGAGTATGAGCAGATGGTGAAGGAGCTGCAGGAGATCCGCCTGGAGACGCAGGCGGCACCCAGCGGCGCCGAGCCATGGAAGCAGCAGCTCACCGAGGACGGAGACTC GTTCCTGCACTTGGCCATCATCCACGAAGAGAAGGCGCTGACCATGGAAGTGGTCCACAGGGTGAAGGGAGACCTGGCCTTCGTCAACTTCCAGAACAACCTGCAGCAG ACTCCTCTCCACTTGGCTGTGATCACCAACCAGCCAGAAATTGCTGAGGCGCTTCTGGAAGCTGGCTGTGATCCGGAGCTCCGAGACTTTCGAGGAAATACCCCCCTACACCTGGCCTGTGAGCAGGGCTGCCTGGCCAGCGTGGGCGTCCTGACTCAGACCTGTGGGACCCAGCGCCTCTATTCCATCCTGCGGGCCACCAACTACAACG GTCACACGTGTTTGCACTTAGCCTCCATCCACGGCTACCTGGGCATTGTGGAGCTCTTGGTGTCCTTGGGTGCTGATGTCAATGCAAAG GAGCCCTGCAATGGCCGGACTGCCCTGCACCTGGCGGTGGACCTGCAGAATTCTGACCTGGTGGCCCTCCTGTTGAAGTGTGGGGCTGATGTTAACAGTGTCACCTATCAAGGCTACTCCCCATACCAGCTCACCTGGGGCCGCCCCAGCACGCAGATCCAGCAACAGCTGGGCCAGTTCACGCAAGAGAACCTGCAGATGCTGCCAGAGAGCGAGGACGAGGAGAACTCTGACTCGGAGGCCGAGTTCACTtcggaggaagaggaggacgag CTGCTCTATGATGACTGTGTCCTTGGAGGCCAGCGCCTGACGTTATAA